One genomic region from Cumulibacter soli encodes:
- a CDS encoding DUF3037 domain-containing protein has translation MANGAMMLDYRYAIVRVVPRAERDECINVGIIVFVPSSGYLAARIATNLDLVRALAPQTDLAALRTSLTAVELICAGSRVGGPAAVESASFRFGHLTAPRSTMVRTSGTHGGIAEDPDDALNELYARYVAR, from the coding sequence GTGGCTAACGGGGCAATGATGCTCGACTACCGCTACGCCATCGTCCGGGTCGTGCCACGCGCAGAACGCGATGAGTGCATCAACGTCGGGATCATCGTTTTCGTACCGTCCTCGGGCTATCTAGCCGCGCGGATCGCGACTAATCTCGACCTGGTGCGGGCGCTTGCCCCGCAGACAGACCTTGCTGCGCTTCGAACAAGCCTCACCGCGGTAGAGCTGATCTGCGCCGGTTCGCGAGTCGGCGGCCCAGCGGCTGTGGAGTCAGCGTCGTTCCGATTCGGGCACCTGACCGCGCCGCGCAGCACGATGGTGCGGACCTCCGGAACCCATGGCGGCATCGCCGAGGATCCCGACGATGCGCTCAACGAGTTGTACGCCAGATACG
- a CDS encoding HipA family kinase — protein MLQTVEATRYVVPLREGGSLPAIVEASDDGMYVVKFTGAGQGPRVLAAEIIAAGIADALGIAVPDRRLIDFPAAVAKYEADEEAQDLLNASPGLNLGSDYLPGAAAYEAATDIESDLASRIMWLDALIMNIDRTWHNPNLLVWHSRVWCIDHGASLYFHHGWERSVDPARFASSGFRFDDHVLAEVGEVTEGVHATCAPLVTDDVLHAAVADVPDQWLLPNADTDEPRGVRAAYVEYLARRRDAAPWLTGQ, from the coding sequence ATGCTCCAGACGGTCGAGGCGACCAGGTACGTCGTTCCCCTACGCGAGGGCGGTTCTCTACCAGCGATTGTGGAGGCCAGCGACGACGGCATGTATGTCGTGAAGTTCACCGGTGCGGGTCAAGGACCACGGGTGTTAGCGGCCGAGATCATCGCCGCGGGTATTGCCGATGCGCTCGGCATTGCCGTTCCCGATCGCCGGCTGATTGATTTTCCCGCCGCGGTAGCCAAGTACGAGGCCGATGAGGAGGCGCAGGATCTGCTCAATGCCTCACCAGGGCTGAACTTGGGCAGTGACTATCTGCCGGGCGCCGCGGCATACGAGGCAGCCACCGACATCGAATCGGACCTCGCCTCGCGGATCATGTGGCTGGACGCGCTGATCATGAATATCGATCGGACCTGGCACAACCCGAATCTGCTGGTGTGGCATTCGCGCGTGTGGTGTATAGACCACGGCGCCTCGCTGTATTTCCATCATGGTTGGGAACGCAGCGTCGATCCAGCTCGTTTCGCCTCGAGCGGGTTCCGGTTCGACGACCATGTTCTGGCCGAGGTCGGTGAGGTCACCGAGGGAGTGCACGCGACGTGCGCCCCGCTCGTGACTGATGACGTGCTGCATGCGGCCGTGGCCGACGTCCCTGATCAGTGGCTGCTGCCGAACGCTGACACTGACGAGCCGCGGGGCGTTCGAGCGGCGTACGTCGAATACCTGGCACGTCGCCGGGACGCCGCACCGTGGCTAACGGGGCAATGA
- a CDS encoding DM13 domain-containing protein yields the protein MRIKQAAALGITSLALTFPLAACSSDGPMNDAGQSTDAGMNDESDMTGEMGEDMSEDPDSTGDMDEGSGMNDEMSEGAPMSTSGSFDGENDNSVAGTVSIVDGELTLSGFSSDDGPDLHLYLTNGSDEASVSEGVDLGAVAYDLAEQTFAIGDADIAMYTHVVVHCDEAMEVFGAAELT from the coding sequence ATGCGTATCAAACAAGCCGCAGCGCTCGGCATCACCAGTCTCGCCTTGACGTTTCCGCTCGCAGCCTGCAGCAGTGACGGACCGATGAATGATGCGGGCCAATCGACTGACGCCGGCATGAATGATGAGTCGGACATGACCGGCGAAATGGGCGAGGATATGAGCGAGGACCCCGATTCAACTGGCGACATGGACGAGGGCTCGGGCATGAACGACGAGATGTCTGAGGGCGCGCCGATGTCGACGTCCGGCTCGTTTGATGGTGAGAACGACAACTCGGTGGCCGGCACCGTGTCGATCGTCGATGGCGAGCTCACGCTTTCAGGCTTCTCGTCCGACGACGGGCCTGATTTACACCTGTACCTGACAAATGGGTCCGATGAGGCCTCGGTGAGCGAGGGTGTTGATCTGGGCGCGGTCGCCTACGACCTGGCCGAGCAAACTTTTGCGATCGGTGATGCCGATATCGCGATGTACACCCACGTTGTCGTGCACTGTGACGAGGCGATGGAGGTATTCGGCGCCGCAGAACTCACTTGA